The DNA segment TCTCGACGGCCCCGCAGGTCACGGAGATCTCGGGGCGAGGCGTGGGGCTCGACGTCGTGCGCGAGGTGGCCGATCGCCTGCGGGGATCGGTCCGGCTCGAGAGCAAGCTCGGCGAGGGCACGACGGTCGAGATCGAGGTGCCCGTGTCGCTCTCGTCGATCCCGGTGCTCTCGGTGATGTTCGGCGGATCGACGGCGCTCGTGCCGCTCGACGCGGTGCGGGGCACGCGGCGCGTGACGTCGAATGAGCGGCTCGCCGATCCCGAAGGCGAGCGGATCCTCTTTGGTGATCGGGCCGTGCCCTTCCTGCCGCTCGGCGTGGTGCTCGCGCCCGAGGGCGAGGCGCGCGAGTTGCCCGAGGTCTGCTCGGCGGTGATCATGCAGTCGGGCGAGGCGTGGATCGCGCTCGGCGTGGATCGTCTTCTCGGCACGATGGATGTCGTGCTCCGGCCGCTGCCGCCGGGCGCGGGGGCCCCGGCGGGCGTGGCGGGTGCGGCGTTCGACGCGCAGGGCGATCCGATGCTCGTGCTCGATCCCCCGACGCTGTCGAGGGTGAACACGCGCGAGATGACGACGGGCGCGCCGGCGACGCGGCGCCCGGCGCCGAAGCGTCTCCCGATCCTGGTCATCGACGACTCGCTCACGACGCGTATGCTCGAGCAGAGCATCCTCGAGTCGGCGGGTTACGAGGTGGACCTCAGCGCGTCGGCCGAGGAGGGGCTACGCAAGGCGAAGGCGCGCAGGTACGGCCTGTTCATCGTGGATGTCGAGATGCCGGGCATGAACGGCTTCGAGTTCACGAAGGCGACGCGCGCCGATCCTGCGCTGCGCGACGTGCCCGTCATCATCGTCACCTCGCTCGCGACGACGAAGGATCGCGAGCGAGGCGCCGAGGCCGGAGCGTCGGCGTACATCGTGAAGGGCGAGTTCGACCAGAAGCTCTTCGTTCGCATGGTCGCGGAGCTCCTCGGGACGGCCTCATGAGCAAGACACGTGTCCTCGTCATCGAAGACTCCCTCACCGTGCGCCGCCGTCTCGTGCTCGCGCTCGCGGCCGATCCTGGCTGCGAGGTCGTGGGCGAGGCCGGGGACGGCGAGCGAGGCATCACGCTCTGCGAGTCGCTCCGGCCCGACGTGGTCACGCTGGATCTGATCCTCGAGCGGGGCACCGGCATCGAGGTCACCGAGCACATCATGGCGTTTTGCCCGACGCCGATCGTGATCGTGTCGGCCGCGTCGAACCGTGGCGACATGACCAAGACCTACGACGCGCTCCGGGCCGGCGCGCTCGAGGTGATCGAGAAGCCGACGGGCGACGCGCCCGACGAGGAGTGGTCGCGGCGCTTCGTGGAGACGGTCAAGCTCGCCGCGAAGATCCGGGTGATCACGCACCCGCGCGGCAAGCTGAAGGCGAACCCGAGCGCGCCGCCCGTCCTCGCGCCTGCCCCGCTCCCGGCGCGGCCGGTGTCGCTCGTGGAGCCGCCCTCGAGCCACGGGCTCGTCGCGATCGGCGCCTCCACCGGCGGCCCTGGCGCGCTCGTGCAGATCCTGCGCCAGTTGCCCGCGACGTTCCCGCTGCCGGTGCTGCTCGTGATCCACATCGGCCTGCCGTTTGGCCGTGCGTTCGCCGAGTGGCTGGACGGCATGGTGCCGCTCTCGGTGGTGGAGGCGAAGCACGGCGATCTGTTGCCTCCGCCGGGCGCGGGGCGTGTCCTGATGGCGCCTCCCGACCGGCACCTCGTCGTGCGAGGCGGCAGGCTCTGGCTCGACGACGGTCCGGAGCGCCACTCGTGCAAGCCCTCGGTCGACGTCCTCTTCGAATCGGTCGCCGAGGAGTTTGGTCGTGCGGCGATCGGCTGCTTGCTGACGGGCATGGGCAAGGACGGCGCGCTCGGCCTGCTCGCGATGAAGCGCGCGGGCGCGATGACGCTCGTGCAGGACGAGTCCACGTCGGTCGTCTTCGGGATGCCACGCGAGGCGATCCGGCTCGGCGCGGCGAGCCGCATCCTGCCGGTCGGCGAGTTCGGTCGGACGTTGCTGATGCTCGGTCGCGCGGGGCGAGGGGGGAATGTGTAAAAGGAAAGGTCGGGGCAGAGGAAGCCACATATCCTCGTGGTCGACGACAACCTCACCGTGAGGGGCCGCGCGGCTCGTCTGCACGACGGGGCCGGGTGCCTCCACGAGCGTCATTCCGTCTTCGGCTTCGCCCGCGCCTTGCGGCGGGCTTCGCGACGCTCGTGGCGCTCGCGAATGGGGCGGACGAGCTCCTCGATCTCCCCTTGGATCATTTTTTCCATACGCTGTTCAAATGCGAGGCCAAATCCCGAAGGCATGACCATGTGAAAACCAGTGTCATTTTCCGCGTCTTCTGGGAATCCCTCCCATCGAAGCGGAATGCCGCTCTGCACGAGCTTGCTGCGGATACCTATGAGGGCATTTTGGAGCGCCGCCATCGAATCAATGCTTTTGCCGAATTGCATCGAGTCGTCCCCCAACCCCAGGATGACGAAGGGGCATCTCCACACATCGTCCCCAGGGGGTAATTCAGGAGAACCGACGCGGACCACGACGATGCCGCCAACGGCATCACGTCGCTCGAGGCGGCGCTCGGCGATCCAGCGTGTTCGTTTGGTTTTCGAGGTGGTCTTTT comes from the Polyangium spumosum genome and includes:
- the cheB gene encoding chemotaxis-specific protein-glutamate methyltransferase CheB, with product MSKTRVLVIEDSLTVRRRLVLALAADPGCEVVGEAGDGERGITLCESLRPDVVTLDLILERGTGIEVTEHIMAFCPTPIVIVSAASNRGDMTKTYDALRAGALEVIEKPTGDAPDEEWSRRFVETVKLAAKIRVITHPRGKLKANPSAPPVLAPAPLPARPVSLVEPPSSHGLVAIGASTGGPGALVQILRQLPATFPLPVLLVIHIGLPFGRAFAEWLDGMVPLSVVEAKHGDLLPPPGAGRVLMAPPDRHLVVRGGRLWLDDGPERHSCKPSVDVLFESVAEEFGRAAIGCLLTGMGKDGALGLLAMKRAGAMTLVQDESTSVVFGMPREAIRLGAASRILPVGEFGRTLLMLGRAGRGGNV
- a CDS encoding DUF6968 family protein, with product MIMSKPKKTTSKTKRTRWIAERRLERRDAVGGIVVVRVGSPELPPGDDVWRCPFVILGLGDDSMQFGKSIDSMAALQNALIGIRSKLVQSGIPLRWEGFPEDAENDTGFHMVMPSGFGLAFEQRMEKMIQGEIEELVRPIRERHERREARRKARAKPKTE